In the bacterium genome, one interval contains:
- a CDS encoding undecaprenyl-diphosphate phosphatase produces MLEALVLGAIQGMTEWITISSDGMIVLARTVLFGHTDVRESIDVALMLHFGTMVAAIVYFRRDVGELLRELGRVITRRERGASRDLLWFLIGTTLISGALGLVLLEGFGRAIQVIGSTSGAATIRVIVGAIGVFLIATGAMLLSARKRQAAAVPRQRITLFDTVLLGVMQGFAVLPGLSRSGLTIMALLLRKFDGQQALRLSFLMSIPIVFAGNLVLLRNGAPFDATLLWGLLTSFAFGIATIHAFMAFTRRVNLGVFVIVIGMLTIIAALLSRVL; encoded by the coding sequence ATGCTCGAAGCACTCGTGCTCGGTGCCATTCAGGGAATGACGGAGTGGATCACGATCTCCTCGGACGGGATGATCGTGCTCGCGCGCACGGTGCTCTTTGGCCACACGGATGTGCGGGAGTCCATTGACGTGGCACTCATGCTCCACTTTGGGACGATGGTTGCGGCCATCGTGTACTTCCGGCGGGATGTCGGCGAGCTCCTGCGGGAGCTCGGGCGTGTCATTACGCGTCGGGAGCGAGGCGCGTCTCGAGACCTGCTCTGGTTCCTCATCGGGACAACGCTCATCTCCGGTGCGCTCGGGCTCGTGCTCCTCGAGGGGTTTGGCCGCGCGATCCAGGTGATTGGCTCCACGAGCGGCGCGGCGACGATTCGGGTGATCGTGGGTGCGATCGGGGTGTTCCTCATCGCCACGGGCGCCATGCTCCTGTCCGCGCGCAAGCGGCAGGCCGCGGCGGTGCCGCGTCAACGGATCACGCTGTTCGACACGGTGCTCCTCGGGGTCATGCAGGGATTTGCGGTGCTCCCCGGGCTCTCGCGCTCCGGCCTCACGATCATGGCGCTCCTCCTCCGGAAGTTCGATGGGCAGCAGGCGCTCCGCCTGTCGTTCCTCATGTCCATCCCCATCGTGTTTGCGGGGAACCTCGTGCTGCTCCGCAACGGCGCACCGTTCGATGCGACGCTGCTCTGGGGCCTCCTCACCTCGTTTGCGTTCGGGATTGCGACGATCCACGCGTTCATGGCGTTCACCCGTCGCGTGAACCTCGGCGTGTTCGTCATCGTCATCGGCATGCTCACGATTATCGCCGCTCTTCTCTCGCGTGTGCTATGA